In Leptospira kanakyensis, a genomic segment contains:
- the cobT gene encoding nicotinate-nucleotide--dimethylbenzimidazole phosphoribosyltransferase, with translation MSPFSLPSISPVTDVLRKSIRNKIDNKTKPLGSLGDLETLALQLAEIQNTTSPELKNPKLILFAGDHGITEEPVSLYPKDVTWQMVLNFLSGGACANVFAKHSHIDMEVVDAGVDHDWEGNAPKPTERKIRKGTSNFLKSKAMSLEEAKETILSGVELINETKYESTNIFLFGEMGIGNTSSASLILSHLTDIPLRKLVGRGTGLNNSGKENKFKILSEAFNRTGKLKDPLEILSEFGGFEIGMMSGAMIGAAAHRKTFVVDGFISTAAFAIAFALNPTVKDYAIFSHLSEEEGHTVVLDHWKQRPLLRLNLRLGEGSGALAAYPLIELSVKFLNEMASFADAGVSNTDSK, from the coding sequence ATGTCACCATTTTCCCTACCTTCCATTTCTCCTGTAACTGATGTTTTGCGAAAGTCCATCCGCAATAAAATAGACAACAAAACCAAACCTTTGGGTTCCTTAGGTGATTTGGAAACCCTTGCCTTACAACTAGCGGAAATCCAAAACACCACTTCCCCAGAGTTAAAAAATCCAAAGCTCATCCTTTTTGCCGGAGACCATGGAATCACAGAAGAACCAGTTTCTTTATACCCAAAAGATGTTACCTGGCAGATGGTGTTAAATTTTTTATCAGGTGGAGCCTGTGCGAATGTCTTCGCCAAACACAGTCATATCGATATGGAAGTTGTGGATGCGGGAGTGGATCATGATTGGGAAGGGAATGCGCCAAAACCAACCGAAAGAAAAATCCGAAAAGGAACTTCCAACTTTTTAAAATCAAAAGCGATGTCATTGGAAGAAGCTAAAGAGACAATTTTAAGTGGTGTAGAACTCATAAACGAAACAAAATACGAATCAACCAATATATTTTTATTTGGTGAAATGGGGATTGGCAACACATCTTCAGCATCTCTCATCTTATCGCATTTAACAGACATTCCACTTAGAAAACTTGTTGGAAGGGGAACTGGACTCAATAACAGCGGAAAAGAAAATAAATTTAAAATTCTTTCTGAAGCATTCAATAGAACTGGAAAACTAAAAGATCCATTAGAAATACTTTCTGAATTTGGTGGTTTTGAAATTGGTATGATGTCCGGGGCTATGATCGGAGCAGCAGCACATAGAAAAACTTTTGTAGTCGATGGTTTTATTTCCACAGCCGCATTTGCAATTGCTTTTGCACTAAACCCAACTGTCAAAGACTATGCCATTTTTTCCCACCTATCCGAAGAAGAAGGGCATACTGTCGTATTGGATCATTGGAAACAAAGACCACTCCTTAGACTCAACCTTCGTTTAGGAGAAGGAAGTGGTGCACTCGCCGCGTATCCACTCATTGAACTAAGTGTAAAATTTCTAAACGAAATGGCATCCTTTGCCGATGCCGGAGTAAGTAATACGGATTCAAAATAA
- the dnaE gene encoding DNA polymerase III subunit alpha yields the protein MEDFAHLHLHTTYSMLDGAIRISDLMKRVKELGMSSVAITDHGNMYGAIEFYKEAVKHDVKPIIGCEFYVTPSRSAETELDEIADGGAYHIILLCKNETGYRNIIKLASRSFTEGFYRKPRIDYDLLERHSEGLVCLTACLAGEVNRKILEGKEDKAYALAGKLHEIFRKEDFYLEIQDHGIPEQRTVAEAVMGFSKRTGIPLVLTNDSHFLTKDDREAQDILLRIGMRKNIDDEMRFGFNDNFYVKSPAEMIGLFPDHTDAFYNTLAIRDKCSLNFQFGNPLLPPFEVPAGFDTDSYLEKLVWEGIKEKYQEITPIVKERTEYEMQTIRNMHFAGYFLIVQDYINFARRAGIPVGPGRGSAAGSIIAYALGITNVDPIRYNLLFERFLNPDRKDMPDIDTDFCVERREEVINYIKHRYGENRVGQIITFGSLAAKAAIKDVARVFNVPFSEVNEMSKLFPKKLGITIQEAVDTSKDLKDIAEKSDINKKVFYIAQKLEGNYRQVGRHAAGVVIAPTALEEIVPLSTVSEPGRDGRSIVTQYDKNMSEQVGLIKMDILGLKNLTTIHHATKLIEKRHGILLDLDKIPLDDPATFSLLRKANVLGIFQLDSSSGIRDLFAKAQVQKFEEIAALLALYRPGPMGSGMLDDYLDRKNGKKKVVFPHESLAEVLGETYGVVVYQEQVMGISRIMGGYSVGDSDVLRKAMAKKDKSKLPALKEKFVKGAIEKKINEKLAIELFEQLEKFGEYGFNKSHSVAYAFVTYQTAFLKANYSIEYLTALLSGDHSKITDVVKYINNAKEMGIRILGPDVKESGISFEITDDKTVRFGLSSIKGVGELAAENIISNRKSIGGYKQLGDFTKKLDTRLANKKVLESLAQGGAFDSFGYTRKTVFESTDIILSYSNKKQAEEKEGQFSLFGGANGGGEEELNLPKDGLEWNGDELLKREKETTGLYLSGHPLDKFTEQLKTLKPTTIENLEEVRPKSKVEIAGVLSKKVVKLTKKKEEFVNFMLEDQTGEIECVAFPKTYAEFKHLFTEDNTVFIRGILERLDADESELKGQIIVNKLEELNSVTIEKKMEKTLHLTINMMDEKNRDVILKLQDVLSVHRGASSVFFHLIGNGDEKKVIRAHDHFSIDITPDLMKMLTDILGKGTVRYTVGEEVRVYG from the coding sequence ATGGAAGATTTCGCCCACCTTCACTTACATACTACCTATTCCATGCTCGACGGAGCCATACGGATCAGCGATCTCATGAAACGTGTGAAGGAACTTGGCATGAGTTCTGTCGCCATTACAGACCATGGGAACATGTATGGGGCCATTGAATTCTACAAAGAGGCCGTCAAACATGATGTTAAACCCATTATTGGTTGTGAGTTTTATGTAACTCCTTCCAGAAGTGCCGAAACAGAGTTAGATGAAATTGCAGACGGTGGTGCTTATCATATCATCTTACTTTGTAAAAACGAAACGGGTTACAGAAACATCATCAAATTAGCAAGTCGATCCTTTACGGAAGGTTTTTATCGCAAACCAAGGATTGATTACGATTTATTAGAACGACATAGTGAAGGTCTTGTTTGTTTGACTGCTTGTCTTGCCGGAGAAGTCAACCGAAAGATCTTAGAAGGCAAAGAAGATAAAGCGTATGCGTTAGCTGGTAAATTACATGAAATTTTTCGCAAAGAAGATTTTTATTTAGAAATCCAAGACCATGGAATTCCGGAACAACGAACTGTGGCTGAAGCGGTTATGGGATTTTCCAAACGAACTGGAATTCCACTCGTTCTTACCAACGACTCTCACTTTTTAACAAAAGATGATAGAGAAGCGCAAGATATCTTACTTCGCATCGGTATGCGTAAAAACATCGATGATGAAATGCGATTTGGATTTAATGATAATTTTTATGTAAAATCTCCCGCTGAAATGATCGGACTTTTCCCTGATCATACAGATGCATTTTATAATACCTTAGCCATTCGAGATAAATGTTCTCTTAACTTTCAATTTGGAAATCCCTTATTACCTCCTTTTGAAGTACCAGCAGGTTTTGATACCGATAGTTATTTAGAAAAACTGGTGTGGGAAGGAATCAAAGAAAAATACCAAGAGATCACTCCTATTGTAAAAGAAAGAACAGAGTATGAGATGCAGACGATTCGAAATATGCATTTTGCCGGATACTTTCTCATTGTTCAGGATTATATTAACTTTGCAAGAAGAGCTGGAATCCCAGTGGGCCCAGGACGAGGTTCTGCTGCAGGATCAATCATTGCATACGCGCTTGGAATTACAAACGTAGATCCCATTCGTTATAACTTGCTTTTTGAAAGATTTCTCAATCCTGATAGAAAGGATATGCCCGATATTGATACGGATTTTTGTGTAGAAAGACGAGAAGAAGTAATTAATTACATCAAACATCGGTATGGTGAGAACCGTGTGGGACAAATCATCACCTTTGGATCTCTTGCTGCAAAAGCGGCGATCAAAGACGTGGCTCGAGTATTTAATGTTCCATTTTCAGAAGTAAACGAGATGAGTAAATTGTTTCCCAAAAAATTGGGAATTACCATCCAGGAAGCTGTTGATACATCCAAAGATCTTAAAGACATTGCCGAAAAATCTGATATAAACAAAAAAGTTTTTTATATTGCTCAGAAGTTAGAGGGTAACTACCGTCAGGTGGGAAGGCATGCTGCAGGTGTTGTGATTGCACCAACGGCCCTCGAAGAAATTGTTCCATTGTCCACGGTCAGTGAACCTGGTAGAGATGGTCGTTCCATTGTCACTCAGTACGATAAAAATATGTCGGAACAAGTGGGACTGATCAAAATGGATATTTTAGGTTTAAAAAACTTAACTACCATCCATCATGCAACCAAACTCATCGAAAAACGTCATGGGATCTTACTTGATTTAGATAAAATTCCGCTCGATGATCCGGCCACATTTAGTTTGTTACGAAAGGCAAATGTACTTGGGATATTCCAGTTGGATTCTTCTTCTGGAATTCGTGATCTTTTTGCCAAAGCACAAGTACAAAAATTTGAAGAGATTGCCGCCTTGCTTGCGTTATATCGTCCAGGTCCAATGGGATCGGGGATGTTGGATGACTATTTAGATCGTAAAAACGGGAAAAAGAAAGTTGTTTTTCCGCATGAAAGTTTAGCAGAAGTTTTGGGCGAAACCTACGGAGTGGTTGTTTACCAAGAGCAGGTAATGGGTATTTCACGAATTATGGGTGGATACTCGGTGGGAGATTCGGATGTTCTTCGTAAGGCGATGGCCAAAAAAGACAAATCTAAACTTCCAGCATTAAAAGAGAAGTTTGTGAAAGGTGCGATCGAAAAAAAGATCAACGAAAAACTTGCCATAGAACTTTTTGAACAGTTAGAAAAATTTGGTGAGTATGGATTTAATAAATCTCACTCAGTGGCTTATGCATTTGTCACTTACCAAACTGCTTTTTTAAAAGCCAATTATTCTATTGAATACTTAACAGCTCTATTATCTGGAGATCATTCAAAAATCACCGATGTTGTGAAATACATCAACAACGCTAAGGAAATGGGGATACGCATTTTAGGACCTGATGTCAAAGAATCAGGAATCTCTTTTGAAATCACTGATGATAAAACCGTAAGATTTGGTTTGTCCTCTATCAAAGGTGTGGGAGAACTTGCTGCTGAAAATATCATTTCCAATCGAAAATCCATCGGTGGGTACAAACAACTTGGTGACTTCACCAAAAAATTGGATACAAGACTTGCTAACAAAAAAGTACTCGAGTCCCTTGCGCAAGGTGGTGCTTTCGATTCCTTTGGTTATACACGAAAAACAGTTTTTGAATCTACTGATATCATTCTAAGTTACTCTAATAAAAAACAGGCGGAAGAAAAAGAAGGCCAGTTTTCTTTGTTTGGTGGTGCCAATGGCGGAGGGGAAGAGGAACTGAATCTTCCAAAAGATGGACTTGAGTGGAATGGTGATGAGTTACTCAAAAGAGAAAAGGAAACAACTGGACTTTATTTGTCAGGCCACCCCCTAGATAAATTTACAGAACAATTAAAAACTCTAAAACCGACTACCATAGAAAACTTAGAAGAGGTTCGTCCCAAATCAAAGGTAGAAATCGCTGGAGTTCTTTCTAAAAAAGTAGTCAAACTCACTAAGAAAAAAGAAGAGTTTGTGAACTTTATGTTGGAAGACCAAACCGGCGAAATTGAGTGTGTGGCTTTTCCTAAAACTTATGCCGAATTCAAACATTTATTCACAGAAGACAATACAGTTTTTATCAGAGGGATTTTAGAACGCCTAGATGCCGACGAATCAGAGTTAAAAGGTCAGATCATTGTCAATAAACTCGAGGAACTAAATTCGGTTACCATCGAAAAGAAAATGGAAAAAACACTCCATTTAACAATCAACATGATGGATGAAAAAAATAGAGATGTGATTTTGAAATTACAAGATGTTCTTTCCGTACATCGTGGTGCGTCTTCTGTGTTCTTCCATCTGATTGGAAATGGGGATGAAAAAAAAGTCATTCGTGCTCATGATCATTTTTCGATAGATATTACTCCTGATCTGATGAAGATGTTAACCGACATACTTGGAAAAGGAACAGTTCGTTATACCGTTGGTGAAGAAGTAAGAGTTTACGGATAA
- a CDS encoding helix-turn-helix domain-containing protein, with product MEGNSISLNLLLEFLWMGSGSVFCLIWSLSNLIQNRKVSGFVWSFILFSTGLWLLTGAFMFTGFYKYFPSITLVHIPFVFLSSTLLYLYLEYLFLEKQIQIKIYHFFPAIIAIFFLIPFYSESDPKRLEFLEQLTQTEYGSVIVGLNFGIKLSILFSVGLFLLKEWIPNVRLSVFFSKKAIYSLIFILLIWIDLLLGSIGFTFQIPFFRKLSAYLLPVLMYFYYFTRELWTPFVSDVRDSIQRNKYEKSKLVSVQLETIDQRLYELMREKVYCDEDLSLSKLAEMAEVKPGQLSEYFHKRYGFGFYQYINQYRIDEAKRLLLESEERSILSIADSVGFNSKSTFNRVFLETVGATPTEFRKQSKLS from the coding sequence GTGGAGGGTAACTCTATATCCTTAAACTTACTACTCGAGTTTCTTTGGATGGGATCTGGCTCTGTATTTTGTTTGATCTGGTCACTTTCTAATTTAATTCAAAATCGAAAGGTATCTGGATTTGTCTGGTCTTTTATTCTATTTTCCACTGGGCTATGGTTACTCACCGGCGCATTTATGTTCACCGGGTTTTATAAATACTTTCCATCCATTACACTTGTTCATATTCCCTTTGTATTTCTATCTTCTACATTACTCTATTTGTATTTAGAATATTTGTTTTTGGAAAAACAAATTCAAATTAAGATTTATCATTTTTTTCCGGCAATCATCGCAATTTTCTTTTTGATTCCATTTTATTCAGAATCGGATCCGAAACGATTGGAGTTTTTAGAACAATTGACCCAAACAGAATATGGGTCTGTGATCGTTGGTTTGAATTTTGGAATTAAACTTTCTATCTTGTTTTCCGTAGGATTATTTCTTTTGAAAGAATGGATACCAAATGTTAGGTTGTCTGTTTTCTTTTCTAAAAAAGCAATTTATTCTCTAATATTCATTCTTCTCATTTGGATTGATCTTTTGTTAGGAAGTATTGGATTCACTTTTCAAATTCCTTTTTTTCGTAAACTCAGTGCTTATCTGCTTCCGGTTTTAATGTATTTCTATTACTTTACCCGCGAACTTTGGACACCCTTTGTATCCGATGTTCGTGATAGCATCCAAAGAAATAAATATGAAAAATCTAAATTGGTGTCGGTTCAATTAGAAACGATTGACCAAAGATTGTATGAACTAATGCGAGAAAAAGTGTATTGTGATGAAGACTTAAGCCTTTCCAAATTAGCAGAGATGGCAGAAGTCAAACCTGGTCAACTTTCGGAATACTTTCACAAACGATATGGGTTTGGATTTTATCAATACATCAATCAATATAGGATCGATGAGGCAAAACGTTTGTTATTGGAATCAGAAGAGAGATCGATTCTCTCCATTGCCGATTCTGTTGGTTTTAATTCTAAGTCAACTTTCAACCGTGTATTTTTGGAAACTGTTGGAGCCACACCAACGGAGTTTCGTAAACAATCAAAACTTAGTTAA